TTCAGACCGACTATATCGATCTCTATCTCTCGCATACCTTCGATGCCGATACGCCGCATGAGGAAACGCTGGGTGCCTATGCCAGGTTGAAGGATGAGGGCAAGATCCGCGCCTTTGGCTGCTCGAATTTCGATGCCGTCCAATTGCAGGCATCCTTCGATGCGGCGGCCAAGGCTGGCCTGCCGCGCTATGATGTGATCCAGCCGGAATATAATCTCTATACCCGCGAGAAATTCGAGGGGTCTCTGGCGGAGCTTTGCATCCGTGAAGACATCGGCGTCATCAGCTATTACGCGCTGGCGGCAGGCTTTCTCACCGGCAAATATCGCCAAGTGGAAGATGCAGAGGGCAAGGCGCGCTCCTACCGCGTCACCAACTATCTGAACGACAAGGGCCACCGCATCCTCGCCGCCCTGGACGCGGTCGCAGCCGAGACCGGCACGACGCCCGCCACGGTGGCCATTGCCTGGGTCGCAGCCCGCCCCGGCATTACCGCGCCCATCGCCTCAGCCACCAGCCTGTCGCAGCTTGAAGCGATGGTCAGGGCTGGAACGCTTGAATTGTCTGCGGCGCAGATGCAAAGCCTGAATGAGGCCGGAGCAGACTAACGAGGCATGGCGGATCGATAGGGCTTTGCGCAGGTGCGAATCCGGCTCAACTCCGGTGCCGGAAGAAATCGACAAAGGCGCGCAGGGCCGGTCGCATCTGGCGGCGGGTGGGGTAATAGATGTAAAAGCCGTCAAAGGGCGGGCACCAGTCTTCCAACACCCGGATCAGCCTGCCCTCACGGATATCTTTGTCTACCCGCTGGTCAAAGACAAAGGCCAGCCCGACACCCTTTAGCGCCGCCAGCCGGATCAGTCGCTGGTCGGCCAGTGTCAGAACATCAGGCACATCCACGGCAATCTGCTTGCCGTGTTTTTCCAATTCCCAGCGATAGATCCGCCCGCTGGAAAAGCGGCGGCGAATGCAGCGATGCTCCATCAGGTCATGTGGGTGGACGGGCAGGGGATGCCTTTCGAAATAGCTGGGTGCGCCGATAATCGTGCCGCTGATCGGTCCGCTCGCCTTGACCGCCACCATATCCGTTTCCAGATGTTCGCCAAGCCGAAGTCCTGCATCGAAACCCTTTTCGACAATATCCTCGAACTGATCATTGGTGATCAGTTCGAGTTGGATATCCGGATAGAGGCCGAGAAAGTCTCCAAGGCGCGGTACGATCAGGTCTTCGGCGGCCAGCGCGGGCATGGTGATCCGCAGCGGTCCGGCGGGATTGGATTTGTTTTCCGCCAGTGTTTCCAGCGCAGTGCCGATATCGGCCAGCGCTGGTGCCAGCTTTTGCAGCAATTGCCGCCCCTCCTCGGTCGGAGCGACACTACGGGTGGTGCGCGCCAACAACCGCACGCCGAGGCTTGCCTCCAGCGCCGAGACTGCATGGCTGACAGCGGAAGGCGCGATGCCCAGTTCTTCCGCCGCCTTCCTGAAGCTGGATGTTTCGGCCACCGTTGCCAGCACGGCCAGTTGGGATAATTGAATCCTGTTCATTGTTCTATTTGTTAGAACAGTGCTTGCGCATTTGCATCCATTATCTTTCGCGGCAAAGACGGTATTTTGCTGGTATTGATCCTGATTGAGAAGGTGAAGACCATGAAAACCCGAAAACTCGGCTCCGACCTGTCCGTCTCCGCCATTGGCCTTGGCTGCATGGGGATGAGCCATGCCTATAGTCCGTCTGCCGATGAAAGCGCCTCGCTTGCCACGCTGGCGCGGGCCGTTGAGCTTGGCGTGACATTCTTCGATACGGCGGAAGTCTACGGGCCGTTCACAAATGAAATTCTGGTCGGCAAGGGGTTGAAGCCCTATCGCGACCAGGTGGTGATCGCCACCAAGTTCGGCTTCAAGATCGATCCGGCGCAATCCTCACAAAATGCCATGGTCGGGCTCGATAGCCGGCCTGAACATCTGAAAGCGGTGGCCGAAGCCTCGCTGCAACGGCTTGGTATCGATGTCATCGACCTTTTCTACCAGCACCGTGTCGATCCCGATGTGACGATTGAAGAAACAGTCGGGGCGATGGCCGATCTGGTGAAACAGGGCAAAGTGCGCGCTCTTGGTCTGTCGGAGGCCAGTGCCGAGACCTTGCGTCGCGCTCATGCCGTCCATCCCATCGCCGCCATTCAGAGCGAATATTCCCTCTGGACCCGTGACCCCGAGGAAAACGGTGTGCTGGACACCTGCCGTGAACTGGGTATCGGCTTCGTGCCCTTCAGTCCGCTCGGTCGCGGCACATTGACTGGCGCATTGAAAAACCTGGATGGCCTCTCCGACACCGATTTCCGCCGGGGTCTGCCCCGCTTCCAGCAGGAAAATTTCGACGCCAATCTGGCGCTGATCAATGCGCTTGAAGACATGGCCACGGCAAAGGCTGTCACAGCTGCCCAACTGGCACTGGCCTGGGTATTGGCCCAGGGCGATTTCATCGTGCCGATCCCGGGGACGACGAAAATAGCCAATCTGGAAAAGAATATCGGGGCTGTCGATATCGCCCTGAGCGAGGAAGAGGTGAGCGCCTTGGGAGATCTCTTGTCACCGCAGAAGGTGGCTGGTGGGCGCTATCCCGAAAAAATGGCGGCGATGGCCAATAAGTAACCAAATCACATCGCCATAAAAAATCTCCCCGGCATAGGGTTTTGCCGGGGAGATGAAGACCGTAGACGGGCGGATCAGCCCTTGTAGTGCTTGCCGTGGCGCAGCGGCGGGCCATTATCCAGCGACTTTGGTGTGGACGGCGGCATATAGGCCAACTTCAGCGAGGCGAGTGTCGCTCCGAGATTGACGCCGAGTGTGCTTTCCAGCGCGATAGGCTGCAAGGCAACCGAGCCTTGGAAACCACCCATCAGCAGGTTGACAGCACCGCCAAACCCAACTGCGGCATTGGCGCTTGTGCCGCCATAGCTACCCTGCAAGGCGCCTTCCACCAGACGACCCGGCGCATAGACTGCCCAGGCCATTTTGCCGCCCTGCACATAGCCCAGGTCGATGCCGATCTTGCTGAGGGTACCCTGATAATATTCGACCGGTGCCGATGTGGTCGGCTTGAATTCGCAGGTCAGGTCGCGGCTGGAGCCGACGACCGCACTGATGCCGGGGCTCATTTCGCAGGTGAGCATGCCAACCTGCACGGCTGCATTGGCGCTCGTGGCCGCCAGCGGCACGGCAAGAGCGGCGACAAGCGCCACCGCAGACAGCTTTGCGAGCGATGATTGAGCGAGCGATGACATGAGTTTCTCCTTCATGGATAAATGCTGTGATCGAGCCTAATCGTATAATTCAGGCAGGATCGTGCTGCCGTTAGAAGTCTCACGGTAAATTTTTGTTCCCCTTTGCCATTCGTCAAGGTCATCCCTGATTTTTGACTGAGGCCCGTTTTGACTAAGGAAAGCAAAACCATGACATCGAGTTAACGTGTCTCGGTAATTTCAGCCCTGATCCGCGCCGCGATGGGGAAAGTGAGATAGCGGACCTTTTGGTATGGATCGAGAGATTTGAAAGATTTGCCGATCATCTGCGCCAGCATCAACCTGTCGCCTTCGCTCGCTGTCCACTCGGCAATCATACCCGCTTCTACCACGCCGCCTTGCAGCACCCGGCAATAGGCGCCGGGTTGCGCGGCTCTCGTATAGCGTTTCGCAAAGCCGGAATCCTCCATACTGGCCGAGAATGTGGCGCAGGGAATGCGCGGCGCCGTCACTTCCAACAGCACGTCACCGATAGAAAGCCGGTCGCCGACGGCAAGGTCGCGGTTGTCGAGACCGTCGATGACCAGATTTTCGCCAAACAGGCCAGGTGTCATTTGCCGGTTCAGTTGTGACTCCCACCATTGTAAGGTCAGCGCACCTTCCAGATAAATCGCCTGGTCCGGCCCGCCATGATATTTGCGGTTCAGCACCGCATCGCCGACGAGACCGTGTTCATCGACCATAATCGGACCCGACCGTGACGATTTGAAAATCCCTGTCCTGTAGCTTTTGCCGGGCAAGGTTTGTGGTTGACCAAGGCAGACGGCGAGGATTTTCATGGGGCCGTTCTCCTTCGGCGATTCCGTTTCCGATAGATATGGGCTAAGAACGCGCCATGGCAAAGCGAGTCACTGGTCCCGAAATCGAAAAACTGATCCAGCTCCTGGCGAAAGTTCCGGGGCTCGGCCCCCGTTCGGCCCGAAGAGCAGCGCTGCATCTGATCAAGAAGCGCGAGCAATTGATGGGGCCGCTGGCGCTGGCCATGGGCGAGGCCCACGCGAAGGTGAAGATCTGCTCCTGTTGCGGCAATGTCGATACGATTGATCCCTGCACCGTCTGCACTGACGAACGGCGCGACCAATCGATGATCATCGTTGTGGAGGATGTCTCCGATCTCTGGGCGTTGGAACGGGCAGGCGCGATGAATGTCGCCTATCATGTGCTGGGCGGCACGCTGTCGCCGCTCGATGGCGTCGGGCCTGACGATCTCAACATCAAGGGCCTGATCGACCGGGTGGCAAAAGGCGGCGTGCGGGAAATCATCATCGCCGTTAATGCCACGGTGGAAGGCCAGACCACGGCCCATTATATTACCGATCACCTGGCCGGGCTAGGAGTGAAAACCACCCGGCTTGCTCATGGCGTGCCTGTCGGCGGCGAACTGGACTATCTGGACGAGGGTACGCTCTCGGCGGCGCTTCGTGCCCGCACGCTGATATAGATCGATGCTGATAATAGACATCTGACCGATAATTTCTGACCGGGAGACGACATGCCCCATTTTCGCCGCCCCCTGATGGCTGCGCTTGCAGCAGCCTTATGCTTTCTGGCGATCAAATCTGCGATGGCAGCACCATCGAAA
The Allorhizobium ampelinum S4 genome window above contains:
- a CDS encoding aldo/keto reductase, which encodes MQKRNLGRSGLTIAPVVFGGNVFGWTADEQTSFRLLDAFFDAGYNAIDTADVYSRWIDGHSGGESETVIGKWLKQGHVARDKAVIVTKVGMDMGQGKPALSAKWIVEAVENSLKRLQTDYIDLYLSHTFDADTPHEETLGAYARLKDEGKIRAFGCSNFDAVQLQASFDAAAKAGLPRYDVIQPEYNLYTREKFEGSLAELCIREDIGVISYYALAAGFLTGKYRQVEDAEGKARSYRVTNYLNDKGHRILAALDAVAAETGTTPATVAIAWVAARPGITAPIASATSLSQLEAMVRAGTLELSAAQMQSLNEAGAD
- a CDS encoding LysR family transcriptional regulator; the encoded protein is MNRIQLSQLAVLATVAETSSFRKAAEELGIAPSAVSHAVSALEASLGVRLLARTTRSVAPTEEGRQLLQKLAPALADIGTALETLAENKSNPAGPLRITMPALAAEDLIVPRLGDFLGLYPDIQLELITNDQFEDIVEKGFDAGLRLGEHLETDMVAVKASGPISGTIIGAPSYFERHPLPVHPHDLMEHRCIRRRFSSGRIYRWELEKHGKQIAVDVPDVLTLADQRLIRLAALKGVGLAFVFDQRVDKDIREGRLIRVLEDWCPPFDGFYIYYPTRRQMRPALRAFVDFFRHRS
- a CDS encoding aldo/keto reductase produces the protein MKTRKLGSDLSVSAIGLGCMGMSHAYSPSADESASLATLARAVELGVTFFDTAEVYGPFTNEILVGKGLKPYRDQVVIATKFGFKIDPAQSSQNAMVGLDSRPEHLKAVAEASLQRLGIDVIDLFYQHRVDPDVTIEETVGAMADLVKQGKVRALGLSEASAETLRRAHAVHPIAAIQSEYSLWTRDPEENGVLDTCRELGIGFVPFSPLGRGTLTGALKNLDGLSDTDFRRGLPRFQQENFDANLALINALEDMATAKAVTAAQLALAWVLAQGDFIVPIPGTTKIANLEKNIGAVDIALSEEEVSALGDLLSPQKVAGGRYPEKMAAMANK
- a CDS encoding DUF992 domain-containing protein — translated: MSSLAQSSLAKLSAVALVAALAVPLAATSANAAVQVGMLTCEMSPGISAVVGSSRDLTCEFKPTTSAPVEYYQGTLSKIGIDLGYVQGGKMAWAVYAPGRLVEGALQGSYGGTSANAAVGFGGAVNLLMGGFQGSVALQPIALESTLGVNLGATLASLKLAYMPPSTPKSLDNGPPLRHGKHYKG
- a CDS encoding MOSC domain-containing protein, whose amino-acid sequence is MKILAVCLGQPQTLPGKSYRTGIFKSSRSGPIMVDEHGLVGDAVLNRKYHGGPDQAIYLEGALTLQWWESQLNRQMTPGLFGENLVIDGLDNRDLAVGDRLSIGDVLLEVTAPRIPCATFSASMEDSGFAKRYTRAAQPGAYCRVLQGGVVEAGMIAEWTASEGDRLMLAQMIGKSFKSLDPYQKVRYLTFPIAARIRAEITETR
- the recR gene encoding recombination mediator RecR, which translates into the protein MAKRVTGPEIEKLIQLLAKVPGLGPRSARRAALHLIKKREQLMGPLALAMGEAHAKVKICSCCGNVDTIDPCTVCTDERRDQSMIIVVEDVSDLWALERAGAMNVAYHVLGGTLSPLDGVGPDDLNIKGLIDRVAKGGVREIIIAVNATVEGQTTAHYITDHLAGLGVKTTRLAHGVPVGGELDYLDEGTLSAALRARTLI